ACGAACGTACGATCCACCCAGCGACAAACGCGAAAACGACACAAAAAGTTAAGTTCCCCCATGATTGATACACACACACACGCCAACTGCAAACTATGACAGACGAGAATCCGAACAACCCTCGGTCAAGTAGTGTAAACTCAACGAAAACCCACGTTTCCCGGAGGGCTGTCTTGGCGACAGCGGCGGCCGGCACGACCGTCGGTCTGACAGGCTGTATCGGCGGAGGTGGAGATGACCTCGAACTCAACGTCGCTGTCTGGGCCGGCACGTACGCCGACAGGTTCGAGGAAGTAGTCGCAGGAGGATACGAAGAGGAAACGGGAACCACCGTAAACGTTACTCCTGCTGGCGGAGAGATCCTTTCGGAGCTCCAGGCGGCGCCCGATGACAACCCGCCGTACGACGTGGTTTCTGCAGACGAACTGTACTACCACCTCGGCGTGAACGATGGTCTCTACAACGAACTACGGGAGGAGAACGTCCCCAACCTGGAGAATGTCTATCCGTTCCTCAAAGACAAGCCGGGACAAGGGACCGAGTACGGAGTTCCAACCGACGGCGAGTTACTAGCGATTGCGTACGATGAAAGTGATGTTTCGTCTACAGACTGGGAGAAACTGCAAGATACTGATGAATATATCGGGTTCGAAGGAGTCTTCTACATCTATCCGATGATGATCGGAGCCCTCCTCGCCGGCGAGCGCGACGGTATTGGCGAGCTCTATCACGAAGAAAATCACGAGGCGGTATACGAGGAGGTCGAACAGCTCGCCGAAAACGTCGACATCTGGACAGGGTCCGCCGCGGAAATCTTCAACGGGATCGAACAAGGGATCATTACGCAAGCGATGTGGTATTCCGGAATGGCGTTCTCCGAAGCTGACGTAAACGACAACATTAGCGTCACGATCCCCGAATCGACGGGAGGATACGTCAACAACTACTGTACTGTAAGTGGGACAGACCACCGCGAGGAAGGGGAACGATTCCTCAACTACATGCTGGAGCCGGAAGTCCAAACGGAGTGGGCTGAGACCGGATTCAACTTCATGGCGAGCATGGAGGCCGACCATCCGAATCTCACGGCGGAGGCCTACCCGTCGACGAACGAGGAGCTCGAAGCGGTCAACTTCGTCAACTTCGATCGGCTCGGTGATCTCCAGGGATATCTCAACGACCAGTTCCAGGAGATCCGGCAAGACAACTGACGAACGAGCCTTCCCGGAGGACCCGTGCTATGACCGCCGAACCAAAACTTTGAAAAAATACTCAATACGATGGCGACAACGAAAGCATCCGAAATGGCATCAGACTATCCTCAGTCAACAGAGGCGGCAGAAAAGAGACGGTCCAAGACAGGCGAGATAGCGCTGCGTACCGACGACCTCACGAAACACTTCGGACACATCACTGCGATCGACGAGACGAGTATCTCAGTAAAGGAGGGGGAACTCTTGTGTTTTCTGGGCCCCAGCGGATGTGGGAAGTCCACTCTCCTGCGAACGATCGCTGGCCTCGAGACTCCGACGACCGGGGACGTGTACATCGACGGCGACGTGGTCACCGACACACCACCCTACGACCGAGACTGTGCGATGGTGTTTCAAGAGTGGGCCCTTTTCCCGCAAAAGACCGTCCTGGAAAACATCACGTTCGGACTCAAAGTAAACGGCGTCGACAAGTCCGAGCGAATCACGAAGGCGGAGTCGTTCCTCGAGACGATCGAATTGGTGGACCACCGCGACAAGTACCCTTCGGAACTGAGCGGCGGGCAGCAACAGCGTGTCGCTCTCGCCCGATCGCTGATTTTGAATCCGGAGGTCCTGCTTTTGGACGAACCTCTCTCGAGTCTGGACAAGCGCCTCCGCGAGCAGATGCAAATCGAGCTCAAACGCATCCAAGAAGAGTTCGATCAAACGATGGTCCACGTGACTCACGACCAGGAGGAAGCATTCACGATCGCCGATCGCATCGCGGTCATCAACGACGGCTCAGTCGTACAGATCGGTACGCCTGACGAGGTATACAGCGATCCGAACAGCCTGTTCGTCGAAACGTTCCTCGGTGATACGAACGTCGTTACAGCCACCGTAACTGACAGCCACGTCGAAGAAGTCGATATTCCTTCGCTCGGCGAGAGAGTAACGGTACCCGACAGCGTACCCGACGCGATCAGCACCGAGACTCCTGTCGACACAGAAATATCCGTCTCGTTACGGCCGGATCGACTCAAATTGCGAATTGAGGGCGACTGGGACGACGTGACAGAGACTACCACTGGTCGGGTTATCGACGTGATTTACCGGGGTAAAAACGTCCGCTACTACATCGGGACAAGTGGCGAGTCAGATCTCTTCATCGACCGACCCGAGCGGAACTCCCCAGATATCAAGAGAGGGGAAGACGTGACGATCGGCTGGGACGCGTCCGACGCCCTGTACTTCACGCCGCAGGGGGACCGCATCGACGATGTCTGAAATCACGCGGCAGTCGGGACTGCTCGGCCGCTTGGGTGCGTTCGCTGATTCCGACCGGAAGAACCTCCTTTTGATCCTCCCGCTGGCGATGCTCGAACTTTTGTTCTTTACCCTCCCGATTCTTCTGCTTGTCCGGATGAGCCTGTATGAACCAACGCCGGACTCGATATATGAATCCGGAACGATCTCTCTGGCTAGCTACCGGGAAATCGCAACGAATCCGTTACTACATGACATTATCGGGTTCACCGTGTTGTTTACGCTCCTCGTGACAGCAGTTACAGTAGTTTTGAGCACCTTTTACGCGTATGTTCTCTGGCGTGCCGACGGCGTCCTGAAGCAAACGTTATTGATATCTGTCATACTTGTTTTACTGACTACTCTGGTCGTTCGGCTGTTCGCCTTGATCCTAATATTTTCCCCGACAGGCCCGACGAACGAACTGCTACTCGCGTTTAACGTCATCCAGGAGCCGATCCGGCTGGTCAACAACATGTTCGGCGCGACCGCCGGGCAAGTCTACACAATCTTCCCGTACGCCGTACTAGCGATTTACAGTGTTATGACCACCATCGACGAGGACGTTCTGGAAGCGGCATGGGTCCACGGCGCCTCCCGTTTCCAGGCGTTTTACGAGGTGGTCCTTCCTGAAGCGAAACCCGGGATCGCTGTCGGGGCCGTTATCAGTCTCGCATGGACGTTTGGATCCTTCGCGGCTCCGGATCTACTCGGTGGGAGCGGGCAGCGTACTATCGCCATAGAGATTCACTCGCTCATGCTCACGGAGTTTAACTGGCCCGTCGCCAGCGCGCTCGGGATACTCATCATCGTTGGTGTCATCGTCGCGACGCTCCTCCTGTTCCGGTTCCTCGGCGTCGGTGGAGGTGATCTCGAATATGCGAACTAGAGAGCGGTTCCTGCTGGGGCTCTTCCGGGCAGTGTACGTTGCGCTGTTTCTTCTGCTCGTAACGCCGCTTTTGATTGTCGTTATCACGTCCTTTACGGAGGCGCGCTACCTCACGTTCCCTCCGGAAGCGCTCACGCTCCAGTGGTACGGCGAGTTCCTCCAAGATTCCAGTTGGATTGCTGCCGTCTTCAACAGCCTCATCGTCGGTGTGGGAACCATGGTGATCTCCACGGTACTGGGTGTCTCAGCGGCGCTCGGCGTCAGGGACCGCGACTCCCGCCTTACGAACGGGTTGATGCTCGTGAGCGTCCTTCCGCTGTTCATCCCCCCAGTCATCATCGGTGTGGCGTTGCTCAGCCTTTTGAGTCAGTACGGACTCCACCAGTCGTATGTCGGGGTTATTATCGCCCACACGTTGTGGGCCACACCGCTTGTGTTTTTCATCATGCAGGCGGTGTTCTCCCGGTTCAACTGGAATCTCAGGGACGCGGCGCTCGATCTGGGTGCTGGCCCGTACCGCACGTTCTTTGAGATAGTCCTCCCTGAAATTCGGGAAGGACTAATCGCAGCCGGGGTGATCGCATTCATCGTCAGTCTTCAGGAGTTCATCATGGCGATGTTCCTCACCGGTGTCGATACCCGGACGATCCCGGTGCTCGCGTATACGGCAATTCGGCAGGTCTTGGATCCGGTCGTCAGCGTGGTTTCGACAGTGCTCGTCTTCAGCGTCCTCGTCCTCGTGATCGTCGCCGCCCTCCTCTTGGGGACCGAGCGGTTGGCGCGTCAACTGTGAGTACCACCGTCCAGTCCACTCATGTTTTCCCCCCTCAAGGACCCGACTGTGACCCGCCTCCACGTTCTTCTCACGAACGACGACGAGATCGACGCGTACGCGTGCTCGAGGAGAAAGCGGTACACCGCGCCCTGGGTGGTGTCCGGCGCGAGGTCGGGGAGCGATGGCCCGTCCTCGTCGATAGAGCGGAACTCGTCTTTCGAGATGGGCATCTTGAGTATTGGTTTGTATTAGAAGTCCGCGGTCTCGAACCGCATGTAACCAACGAGGAATCCGACGAGGGGCCACAGCACGAGCACGACGACCCCGATCTCGGGGGTAACGTAGAACGGTTCGACCTCGGTCGGCGACACCCCGATACCCGCCTGGCCACCCGCACCGACACTCCCCGCGAGATCCGGCAGCAGCGTGACGACGGTCGAAAAGTACGCCGACGACGGCGACACCTGCATCACTGGGAAGATCCAGTCAGGCATCGACGTCGGCAGTGCGAATCCG
The Halalkaliarchaeum sp. AArc-CO DNA segment above includes these coding regions:
- a CDS encoding extracellular solute-binding protein, which gives rise to MATAAAGTTVGLTGCIGGGGDDLELNVAVWAGTYADRFEEVVAGGYEEETGTTVNVTPAGGEILSELQAAPDDNPPYDVVSADELYYHLGVNDGLYNELREENVPNLENVYPFLKDKPGQGTEYGVPTDGELLAIAYDESDVSSTDWEKLQDTDEYIGFEGVFYIYPMMIGALLAGERDGIGELYHEENHEAVYEEVEQLAENVDIWTGSAAEIFNGIEQGIITQAMWYSGMAFSEADVNDNISVTIPESTGGYVNNYCTVSGTDHREEGERFLNYMLEPEVQTEWAETGFNFMASMEADHPNLTAEAYPSTNEELEAVNFVNFDRLGDLQGYLNDQFQEIRQDN
- a CDS encoding ABC transporter permease encodes the protein MSEITRQSGLLGRLGAFADSDRKNLLLILPLAMLELLFFTLPILLLVRMSLYEPTPDSIYESGTISLASYREIATNPLLHDIIGFTVLFTLLVTAVTVVLSTFYAYVLWRADGVLKQTLLISVILVLLTTLVVRLFALILIFSPTGPTNELLLAFNVIQEPIRLVNNMFGATAGQVYTIFPYAVLAIYSVMTTIDEDVLEAAWVHGASRFQAFYEVVLPEAKPGIAVGAVISLAWTFGSFAAPDLLGGSGQRTIAIEIHSLMLTEFNWPVASALGILIIVGVIVATLLLFRFLGVGGGDLEYAN
- a CDS encoding ABC transporter ATP-binding protein yields the protein MASDYPQSTEAAEKRRSKTGEIALRTDDLTKHFGHITAIDETSISVKEGELLCFLGPSGCGKSTLLRTIAGLETPTTGDVYIDGDVVTDTPPYDRDCAMVFQEWALFPQKTVLENITFGLKVNGVDKSERITKAESFLETIELVDHRDKYPSELSGGQQQRVALARSLILNPEVLLLDEPLSSLDKRLREQMQIELKRIQEEFDQTMVHVTHDQEEAFTIADRIAVINDGSVVQIGTPDEVYSDPNSLFVETFLGDTNVVTATVTDSHVEEVDIPSLGERVTVPDSVPDAISTETPVDTEISVSLRPDRLKLRIEGDWDDVTETTTGRVIDVIYRGKNVRYYIGTSGESDLFIDRPERNSPDIKRGEDVTIGWDASDALYFTPQGDRIDDV
- a CDS encoding ABC transporter permease — its product is MRTRERFLLGLFRAVYVALFLLLVTPLLIVVITSFTEARYLTFPPEALTLQWYGEFLQDSSWIAAVFNSLIVGVGTMVISTVLGVSAALGVRDRDSRLTNGLMLVSVLPLFIPPVIIGVALLSLLSQYGLHQSYVGVIIAHTLWATPLVFFIMQAVFSRFNWNLRDAALDLGAGPYRTFFEIVLPEIREGLIAAGVIAFIVSLQEFIMAMFLTGVDTRTIPVLAYTAIRQVLDPVVSVVSTVLVFSVLVLVIVAALLLGTERLARQL